A segment of the Methanofollis fontis genome:
CCTGCCTGCCGGAAAAAGGATTCTTCTGCACCATGCCGGAAAAGTGGGAAAAGAGAGAATATACGGGTGACGGTCAGGCGCCGTCCGGGATGACGTGAACAGCGCTTGCCTTCACAGAGATGGTCACCCGCATTCCGGGCCTGAGTTCACCCTCCTCCGCAGAGCGGCTGGTGACCAGGGCGGTCACCGGGAAACCGACATCCAGCCTCACCTCGGTCAGGGGACCGCCCATCGGCACCACGGCCGTGATCCCGCCCTCAAACTGGTTGCGGGCAGAGACATCGGTGCAATCTGTGCGGGAGAGCGTCACGTCTGCTGCCCTGAACACCACATCGACGGTACTTCCAGGGACGATATCGGTGACCGCTTCGATCGTCCGGTTGCCCACCCGGATTGTCGCAAGCCCTTCGACATTCGTTTCAACCGTGCCGTGGAGGATGTTCTCCATGCCGACAAACCGTGCGACGGCCGTACTGTGCGGTGCCTCGAAGACCACACCGGTGACATCTTCCTGGACCAGGGAACCATCGATGATCACCGCGAGTCGTGTCGCCAGCCTGAGGGTCTCCTCCCGTGCATGCGTCACCTGGACGATGGTCAGGCGGCGCTCCTGGTGGATCTGCTGGAGATCGGACATCAAACTCTCCCGGGTGACCGGATCCAGGGCGGCAAAGGGTTCGTCGAGGAGGAGGATCTCCGGTTCGACGGCAAGGGCGCGGGCGATGGCCACCCGCTGCTGTTCACCCCCGCTCATCGTCCCCGGATACCGATCCCTCAGATGGGCGATCCCGAACTGCGAGAGCAGGGCATCGACCCGCTCCCTGATCAGCCCCTTATCCATCCGTTGCATCCGCAGCCCGAAACCGATATTCTGCTCCACGGTCATGTGGGGAAACAGCGAATAATCCTGGTAGACCAGGGTGACCCGGCGCCGTTCGGGCGGGACGCTTGAGGCATCCTCGCCGCCGATCAGGACCGAGCCCGAATCCGGGAGGTGCAGTCCCGCAATGGATTCGAGGATCACTGTTTTTCCGGCACCCGAGGGCCCGATAATGAAATAATAGTCCCCTTCATGGATCTGCAGGGAGACGTCCCGGAGGGAGAACGCCCCGAGGCTGAGGGAGACGTGCCTAAACTCGATCATCGGACCTCCCCAGGAAGCGCGACAGATATCTGAGCATCATGAACACGACAAAACAGGCCAGTATCATCACAAATGCTATGGTGCTGCTCTCCTTGATCCCGCTTGTAGTGAACCGGTAATAGATGAGCGTGGAGATCACCATCGGGTAGTAGGCGATCATGATGATGGCGGCGAACTCGCCGATCGCCCGGCCCCATGCCATGATGGCGCCGTTATAGATGTGGCGGGCAGAAAGGGGGAGGGCAATCCGGAAAAAAGCCGTCATCCGGCTTGCCCCCAGGGTGCGCGCCACATTTTCGAGGTGGACCGGCACCTTCTCAAACCCCTCCCGCGCCGAGTTGATGAAGTAGGGCGAGGCGACAAAGAGCATCGCCACCACGATCCCCGGGTAGGCATCCTCAAAGACGATCCCCACACTCTGGAGGGGGGCGCCGATGAGGCCGCGTTTCATGAAGAGGAGGTAGACCAGGATGCCGGCCACGGTGTGGGGGAGCATCAGCGGGATGTCGACGATGCTCTCCACCATCCCTTTTCCCCGGAAATCCGCCCGTGCAAGCACGTATGCGAGCGGTATGCCGAAGATCAGCAGGAGTGCGATGGCGTTCGCCCCGGCCCCCATGGTCAGGACGATCGAGTCGATCACCTTGGCGTCCATTGCCACCCGCACCAGGTGGGGGATGTCCGAGAGTTCCTTCACGGTCATCGAGAGGAGCGAGAGGACGGTGATGCCCAGGATGACGCCGCCCAGGATGGAGAAGGAGACGAGGCAGCGGTCGCGCAGGAGTGAGGTCTGTGCCATGGTTCACCAGTTTGATAAAAAAAAGAGGAGATCAGGAGGACTCAGTGAGGTCCTTCAGTTCGGCCGGGACATTGCCGAAGCCGCCCGCCGGAACGATCGGGGGCTGGCCCTGGGCGTTCATGATATCCTGACCGGGCGTGTCGATGAGCATCTCGACGAATGCAAGACCGGCGTCCGGGTTTTCGGCGTTGTTCGGGACGGTGGCGCCGTACACGATCGGCTTTCCTGCGATCAGGCCGCCTGCAGTGTCAATCTGCACAGTTGCATAGTCATCGGCGTATTTCACCGCGGAGAGGTCGATTGCTTCAGGGAGTTCGACGAAATTCAGACCGTTCTGGACGGCGACCGAGCGGTACTCCCATGCATAGTCAAGACCGCCGCTCTCGAGCATCTGGACGAGTTCTACCGATTTCGGCCGGATCTGCAGGGTGCCAACCGGTTCGGGCGAGGTGGCGTGGATCGTATAGACGCCGCCCTCCTCGGTCACGGTGATGTTGGAGTTGGCGCTGACAATCCTGTCGAAGAGCTCGTTGTCACCATAGTAGCCCTCGGCGAGCTGGATGACCATCGGAGTGCGGTAGCCGCAGGGGTCAACGTTCGGGTCTGCGAAGGCCCATGCGATGTCCTCCTTCTCCAGGATCAGGTACCAGTTCTCGGCGTTGATCTCATCGGCATACTTGCTGTCGTCTGTGTAGCAGAGGACCATCTGGTTCTTGGCGAAGGTGACGTACCAGTCGGTGTAGTCGGGGATCATCAGACTCGGGATGAGCGTGTAGTCGGCAGAGGCGAGCACATCGGCGCTCTTGCCGAGTTCGGTGATCTCCTTGACCATCTTCGTCGATCCGCCGGGGACAAGCTGGACGTCGGTGCCCGGATAGGCGGCTTCAAACTGCTTTTCCATGTCCTCGAAGGGTGCAGTGAGGCTGCCGGCATGGAAGACCGTGACGGTCCCGGTGATTTCAGCGGGTGCCGCTGTGGTCGGGGCAGTGGTAACAGGCCCTTCACTTTCGGTTGTCGTGCAACCGCACAGGAAAACAGCGGCGCAAAGGAGAAGCACCGCCGGAATCAAGAGATATGTTCTCTTCATAATGAAATGGTGGGACATGAGAGTACATAAGCCTTTATATTCACCGGCATTGTTAACTTGACTTGGTTTACTCCTGCCATGGCAAGCCTTAATGGTGCCCCCGCCAACCTTTAGGCGCTATGTGGCAGGCGCTGGAGATAGAGCAATGGCAGGACCGACGCCGGTCCGATCTTGCCGGGGTGACGGATGCCGTCAGGGCCATCGTGGAGCGGGTGCGGAATGAGGGGGATGAGGCGCTCCTTGCACTCACGCGCCAGTTCGACCGGATCGATGTCGAGGACCTTGCGGTCGCACCCGAGGAGTTCGAGGCGGCATACGACGATGTGGACGACACCCTGATCGAGAGTCTTGCCGAGGCCGAGGCCAGGATCCGGCGATTCCATGAACTTCAGCGGAACCGTTCGCTCTGGCTCGACGAGGTGGAGCCCGGCGTCATCCTGGGCGTGAAGACCACCCCGCTCGAGCGGATCGGTGCCTATGTCCCGGGCGGACGGGCGTCCTATCCCTCGACCGCCCTGATGACCACCGTCCCGGCACAGGTGGCGGGAGTGGCGGAGATCTGTGTCTGCACCCCGCCGCCCGTCCACCCCCTCACCCTCGTCGCCCTCGACATCGCCGGTGTCGACGAGTGTTACCGGGTCGGTGGTGCGCAGGCGGTGGCCGCCATGGCGCTCGGCACCGAAACCGTCGATCCGGTGCAGAAGATTGTGGGGCCCGGGAACGTCTATGTGACGGCCGCAAAGATGATGCTCAGGGACCATGCGGAGATCGATTTCCCTGCCGGTCCGTCGGAGATCGGGATCCTCGCCGACGGCAGCGCGGATCCTGCGTTTGTCGCTGCCGACGTGCTTGCACAGGCCGAACACGACCCCCACGCCGCATGCATCCTGGTCACCACTGATCCCGCCCTTCCCGCCCGTGTCGGGAAGGAGATCGAGCGGCAGCTGGAGGGGGCACAGCGCCGGGAGATCATCGAGGCGGCGCTGAAGAACTCCGGTTACGTGGTTGTATCCGATATCGACGACGCCATCGCGGCGATGGACACCGTCGCCCCCGAGCACCTCTCGGTGCAGGTGACCGATCCGATGACAGTGCTCACCGCCGTCAGGAATGCTGGCTCCATCTTTGTCGGTCCCTATACTGCCGTCGCCTTCGGGGACTACGCCTCCGGCACCAACCATGTGCTGCCGACCGCCGGATACGCCGCCACCTATTCGGGCCTGGATGTCCACCACTTCTGCAAGACCTCATCGGTCCAGATGATCAGCCGCGAGGGCCTCGAATGGATCGGGGGGATCGTCGAGACCCTGGCCGATGCCGAAGGGCTGCATGCCCACGCAAACTCGGTCCGTATCCGCAGGAAAAAATAATACCCGGGTCTGTTCCCGCCCCTATTTTTTTGAGAAGGGATCCCCGTCCCGGCGCATACGGTGCTCCTCAGCAACCGGACTTAAATCGAGGATATCCTACTCTTGATGCCGGAAACGATGGACCTGACATACGGCTGAATGGAGTCAGGCGAACAACCGCTCTTCTGAAGGGCACTCAGAACCGCCAGACCGGTCCGCCGATCCGTTTGCCGGAGCGAGTGCCGGTGCCGGCGCTGAGGAGTGCCTGATCGTCGGTGATCTCCCGCAACGTGGCGCTCGAGAGATCGGCAAGGTGGACCGACCATGCCTCCGGGGTCTGGCATGCCACCTCCCCGTAGGGTCCATGATGAGACTGGATGATATGGAGCAGATGAGAGGCGGTTTCAGGTGCAAGATGCCCTGCGGCACGCGAGACTATGGTGACACCGAGAGTGACATGACCGATCAGGTCATACTCGGGTCGTGCCGTATACCACAGGCCCTGCTGTTCAAAACAACTGGTTTTACCGATATCGTGGAGGAGCGCCCCGGCAATGACAAGATCGGCGTCATTTTCGCCGCGTACCGAACCCGCCATCGAGGCGGCAATGGTTGCAACCTCAAGCGAGTGTTCGGCAAGCCCTCCCGGATATTCATGATGCTTCATTTTGGCTGCCGGTTTTGTAAAATACCCGTCTGATGTTGCGATCACATTCAGGACCAGATCCCTGAGTTGCGGATCGTTGATCCTGTTCGCCATGCCCAGGATGCGACTCTTGAGGTCCTCCTCCACCACCGGCGAGGATATGAAGTCAGAGGGTTCAATCGACTCAACCGGTTCATCGAGTTCTGCGATCCCCTCGTTGACCGAGATCTGGATCCCGCCGTTGTAGTCGCGTGCCTGACCGCAGATGCGGTAGACCGCACCGCACTGGAGGGTGGAGGCGATCTGCATCACCCGTTCTCCGTCACCCTGAATGCCCCAGATATAGCAGCCGAGCGTGCCGCTGGCATCGGCGATCTGAGAGAAAATATAGGGGCTTGAATCTTTTTTCTGACGTATTTCCGCCGATTTCAGGAGAAAGAGGTCGTCGACCTGGTCCCGGTCCCTGATCTCACCGGCAAATATGGTTTTCGAGGGGGCGGACATGGGTGAAGGGTTTTGCTCCCGGCCATATACCTCTTTCCCGACCGCTCAGAATTCAACCTCCAGGAACGCCGCTTCCTCGTCCCTGAGGTCTTCTCCCACCCGCTCCCCTTCATAGGCGAAAGAGGGTTCATAATCAGGATAGAGTTCACATTTGTCGAGCACATCCACGAACTCCCTGAGAAAGAGGCGTGGGATGACGTCCACCCGTCCCCCGAAACGGCCGGTGATCCGGTCGATCATCGACCGGATAAAGCGGTGGGAGATCCTGTCCCTATCGACAGGAGAGGCCGATTCAGAGTAGATCTCACACACCCTGAGGGCCACCTCGCCGAGTCTGTCGAGGTCGAAGGGGCGGAGCACGATCTGCGCCTGGAGGGGGTTTGAGACGTCGCCGGACCCGACGATCCGCAGGCGGTCGTAGAGGGGGGGGAGCGATTTTATTCCCTTTGAGCCCTCGAAAAAGGCCGGTGTTCCGGTGAAGAGGAAATAGCAGTGCGGCATGGCGCCCCGGTCGACTGCATCGACGATCTGGCGGAGGTTGTTATAACCCTTCTCCCTGAGGTTCGAGGGGAGGGCCTGCACCGTCTCCACCTCGTCAACGGCGATTGCCACCCCGGCATATCCGGCGGCCCTCACAATCCGCACGATGCCCTCAAGAAACACCAGCGCCGTCACATCGTCCACCTCGCCCTTCACTCCGGCGGCACGCCTGAAATTCCGGCCGATATGCGGTTCGCCGGACAACCAGCCGAGGGCGGACTGTGCAAGGGAGTAGTCGCCGGCGGCATTTGCCGTGTAGTACACCCTGAGCGCCGATGCAAGCGCCGGGTTGATCGCCGAGATGTCGGAGAGCGCCGCCTCCATCCGGGCCACCGTCTCCTCGCCGAGAATGGGGGCGTCCTCAGGC
Coding sequences within it:
- a CDS encoding ABC transporter ATP-binding protein translates to MIEFRHVSLSLGAFSLRDVSLQIHEGDYYFIIGPSGAGKTVILESIAGLHLPDSGSVLIGGEDASSVPPERRRVTLVYQDYSLFPHMTVEQNIGFGLRMQRMDKGLIRERVDALLSQFGIAHLRDRYPGTMSGGEQQRVAIARALAVEPEILLLDEPFAALDPVTRESLMSDLQQIHQERRLTIVQVTHAREETLRLATRLAVIIDGSLVQEDVTGVVFEAPHSTAVARFVGMENILHGTVETNVEGLATIRVGNRTIEAVTDIVPGSTVDVVFRAADVTLSRTDCTDVSARNQFEGGITAVVPMGGPLTEVRLDVGFPVTALVTSRSAEEGELRPGMRVTISVKASAVHVIPDGA
- a CDS encoding ABC transporter permease, which codes for MAQTSLLRDRCLVSFSILGGVILGITVLSLLSMTVKELSDIPHLVRVAMDAKVIDSIVLTMGAGANAIALLLIFGIPLAYVLARADFRGKGMVESIVDIPLMLPHTVAGILVYLLFMKRGLIGAPLQSVGIVFEDAYPGIVVAMLFVASPYFINSAREGFEKVPVHLENVARTLGASRMTAFFRIALPLSARHIYNGAIMAWGRAIGEFAAIIMIAYYPMVISTLIYYRFTTSGIKESSTIAFVMILACFVVFMMLRYLSRFLGRSDDRV
- the wtpA gene encoding tungstate ABC transporter substrate-binding protein WtpA → MKRTYLLIPAVLLLCAAVFLCGCTTTESEGPVTTAPTTAAPAEITGTVTVFHAGSLTAPFEDMEKQFEAAYPGTDVQLVPGGSTKMVKEITELGKSADVLASADYTLIPSLMIPDYTDWYVTFAKNQMVLCYTDDSKYADEINAENWYLILEKEDIAWAFADPNVDPCGYRTPMVIQLAEGYYGDNELFDRIVSANSNITVTEEGGVYTIHATSPEPVGTLQIRPKSVELVQMLESGGLDYAWEYRSVAVQNGLNFVELPEAIDLSAVKYADDYATVQIDTAGGLIAGKPIVYGATVPNNAENPDAGLAFVEMLIDTPGQDIMNAQGQPPIVPAGGFGNVPAELKDLTESS
- the hisD gene encoding histidinol dehydrogenase gives rise to the protein MWQALEIEQWQDRRRSDLAGVTDAVRAIVERVRNEGDEALLALTRQFDRIDVEDLAVAPEEFEAAYDDVDDTLIESLAEAEARIRRFHELQRNRSLWLDEVEPGVILGVKTTPLERIGAYVPGGRASYPSTALMTTVPAQVAGVAEICVCTPPPVHPLTLVALDIAGVDECYRVGGAQAVAAMALGTETVDPVQKIVGPGNVYVTAAKMMLRDHAEIDFPAGPSEIGILADGSADPAFVAADVLAQAEHDPHAACILVTTDPALPARVGKEIERQLEGAQRREIIEAALKNSGYVVVSDIDDAIAAMDTVAPEHLSVQVTDPMTVLTAVRNAGSIFVGPYTAVAFGDYASGTNHVLPTAGYAATYSGLDVHHFCKTSSVQMISREGLEWIGGIVETLADAEGLHAHANSVRIRRKK
- a CDS encoding HD domain-containing protein, coding for MSAPSKTIFAGEIRDRDQVDDLFLLKSAEIRQKKDSSPYIFSQIADASGTLGCYIWGIQGDGERVMQIASTLQCGAVYRICGQARDYNGGIQISVNEGIAELDEPVESIEPSDFISSPVVEEDLKSRILGMANRINDPQLRDLVLNVIATSDGYFTKPAAKMKHHEYPGGLAEHSLEVATIAASMAGSVRGENDADLVIAGALLHDIGKTSCFEQQGLWYTARPEYDLIGHVTLGVTIVSRAAGHLAPETASHLLHIIQSHHGPYGEVACQTPEAWSVHLADLSSATLREITDDQALLSAGTGTRSGKRIGGPVWRF
- the brxD gene encoding BREX system ATP-binding protein BrxD produces the protein MDGKRAETTGIINALRRGTVPATGLARLAVGLSVEERVIRDQLEYVASGGADVKFVRGDYGSGKTFLVARALEIAREKQFATAHVMISADTPLHRMSALYYRIISSLRTGEHENALKEIIDTWIYAIEDRIMEVEGVPEDAPILGEETVARMEAALSDISAINPALASALRVYYTANAAGDYSLAQSALGWLSGEPHIGRNFRRAAGVKGEVDDVTALVFLEGIVRIVRAAGYAGVAIAVDEVETVQALPSNLREKGYNNLRQIVDAVDRGAMPHCYFLFTGTPAFFEGSKGIKSLPPLYDRLRIVGSGDVSNPLQAQIVLRPFDLDRLGEVALRVCEIYSESASPVDRDRISHRFIRSMIDRITGRFGGRVDVIPRLFLREFVDVLDKCELYPDYEPSFAYEGERVGEDLRDEEAAFLEVEF